Proteins found in one Fulvitalea axinellae genomic segment:
- a CDS encoding FAD-dependent oxidoreductase, with amino-acid sequence MSNYDAVIIGGGLGGLTTGAILSKKGKRVLLLEQHYVPGGCATTFKRKDYLMEVGLHAMDTYLCRDIKRELFDTLGVTDNVEFLQTPEFYRYIGGDIDFVLPEGGREKALKKLGEMFPEDRKGLNKLFDFIFKILEELPRFPVERWKYRLMFPTIPFLFPGLTKATYGATVGEWLDKNIKNEKLKLILLGNIFYYHDDPYTASMVYFGLGQASYFGGGGHFIKGGSQKLSDHLAKVINENGGKVLLGKKATEILIKNGKASGVVFRNAFDENAPSERADADVVIGNAAMPAVAEMLPSPQKEKIKKTMKGLKPFNSLITVYIGFKKTPKSLGWGNYSTMVGSDKLQSIKGLADNLKGVWSERTFTFLDYSQIDSGLAPEGKSVGTICSVDHLSAWEGLSDEEYATRKEEAAHAFFDRMEKYLPGFRDAIDYYEVGTAKTLARFTGNTNASPYGWAQMPGQTGMSRPHLQSPVKGLYFASAWTFPGGGFTGAILSAYYCAKLLEGKVDSAETPVPYDDGRVVKLIERKEVAEDTMELVFEKPEDFRFEAGQYAVLQLDAPADNSLDMAIRRMSIASHADDSDLRFAMRKSSSAFKRSCDQMTPGDTATIYSPMGDFVLEEDSENIVFLIAGIGVTPVLPMLKELEKRNHKGRVTLFYSNRHKEEAAYHKRFEAVSLKGFQYVPIITGTEGRLNRQLMEKHLGDLRNHRYYMVGTSGFLTSMSAILDSAGVEPQQVYCDDFG; translated from the coding sequence ATGTCTAATTATGATGCTGTTATTATCGGTGGTGGGCTTGGAGGGCTAACTACTGGAGCTATTCTTTCCAAAAAAGGTAAACGGGTTCTTCTGTTGGAACAGCATTACGTACCAGGCGGGTGCGCCACAACGTTCAAGCGAAAGGATTATTTGATGGAGGTTGGGCTTCATGCCATGGATACGTATTTGTGCCGGGATATCAAGCGTGAACTTTTCGATACGCTTGGCGTGACGGACAATGTGGAGTTTTTGCAAACCCCGGAATTTTATCGCTACATAGGCGGAGATATTGATTTCGTGTTGCCGGAAGGTGGCCGGGAGAAGGCGCTGAAGAAACTGGGGGAAATGTTTCCGGAGGATCGGAAAGGGCTCAACAAGCTCTTTGATTTTATCTTCAAGATACTTGAGGAATTACCGCGCTTTCCGGTGGAGCGTTGGAAATACAGGCTTATGTTCCCAACTATTCCGTTCCTGTTTCCGGGCCTGACAAAAGCCACTTATGGAGCTACCGTTGGTGAGTGGTTGGATAAGAATATCAAAAATGAAAAGCTGAAGCTGATCCTGCTTGGTAATATTTTCTATTATCATGACGATCCTTACACGGCTTCTATGGTTTATTTCGGCTTGGGCCAAGCCAGTTATTTTGGCGGAGGCGGTCATTTTATCAAAGGAGGGTCACAGAAGCTGTCGGATCATTTGGCCAAAGTGATAAACGAAAACGGCGGGAAAGTGCTGTTGGGAAAGAAGGCTACGGAGATCCTGATCAAGAACGGAAAGGCTTCGGGAGTGGTTTTCAGAAACGCTTTTGACGAAAATGCGCCGTCGGAACGGGCAGATGCCGATGTGGTGATCGGAAATGCCGCCATGCCGGCCGTGGCCGAGATGTTGCCTTCTCCGCAGAAAGAGAAGATAAAGAAAACAATGAAGGGACTCAAGCCCTTCAATTCGCTTATTACGGTGTATATCGGATTTAAGAAAACGCCGAAGAGCTTGGGTTGGGGGAATTATTCGACTATGGTCGGGTCGGATAAGTTGCAGTCTATCAAAGGCCTGGCGGATAACCTGAAAGGGGTTTGGTCAGAGCGGACGTTCACCTTCTTGGACTATAGCCAAATAGATTCGGGCTTGGCGCCTGAAGGCAAAAGTGTGGGAACTATATGCTCGGTAGATCACTTGTCTGCGTGGGAAGGTTTGTCGGATGAGGAATACGCTACGCGGAAAGAAGAGGCTGCGCATGCCTTTTTTGACCGAATGGAGAAATACCTGCCGGGATTCCGTGACGCTATTGATTATTATGAAGTGGGGACGGCCAAAACTCTGGCCCGCTTTACCGGCAACACCAACGCGAGTCCTTATGGCTGGGCGCAAATGCCTGGACAAACGGGTATGAGCCGCCCTCATTTGCAATCGCCGGTCAAGGGACTGTATTTCGCTTCGGCTTGGACATTCCCGGGGGGAGGGTTTACCGGCGCCATTCTGAGCGCTTATTATTGCGCCAAATTGCTTGAAGGTAAAGTCGATTCTGCCGAGACACCTGTGCCGTATGATGACGGACGCGTGGTCAAGCTGATTGAGCGCAAAGAAGTTGCGGAAGACACGATGGAATTGGTGTTCGAAAAGCCGGAAGACTTCCGGTTTGAGGCGGGGCAGTACGCCGTTTTGCAATTGGATGCTCCGGCCGACAATAGCTTGGATATGGCCATTCGCCGTATGTCCATCGCCTCCCATGCTGACGATTCCGATTTGCGTTTTGCCATGCGGAAAAGTTCGAGCGCGTTCAAGCGGAGTTGCGACCAAATGACTCCCGGCGATACGGCCACCATTTACAGCCCGATGGGAGATTTCGTATTGGAGGAAGATTCCGAAAACATCGTGTTCCTGATTGCCGGGATCGGAGTCACGCCGGTTTTGCCTATGCTGAAGGAGCTGGAAAAACGCAATCACAAAGGCCGGGTGACTCTTTTCTATTCAAACCGACATAAGGAAGAAGCCGCTTACCACAAGCGCTTCGAGGCTGTGAGCCTGAAGGGTTTTCAATATGTGCCGATCATTACCGGAACCGAAGGCCGGCTCAATCGCCAGTTGATGGAAAAACACCTTGGCGATTTGCGCAACCACCGTTATTATATGGTGGGAACCAGCGGTTTCCTGACGTCGATGAGTGCTATATTGGATAGCGCCGGCGTTGAGCCCCAGCAGGTTTATTGTGACGATTTCGGTTAA
- a CDS encoding PAS domain-containing protein, translated as MLFEVHAKRFLAIKGGALLVMGGLSLNAFASGSYSLAVFLFVFLIFGAMESYAVHQHFHLELPRIASLSNAEGQTCGNIRNSNLKIVATKLQNAQRDIKVTTDILEQSLKGETEIPKTDGISTDLGLSLSNLLKHLHAERSKNEIRNWQRDGLAKFGNILREQRGLSQIGDRILKETIKLLGMNQGAFYLADEDEKILRTESVFAYGKKKYVKDRIAFGQGLAGQAYLEAEPTYLTEVPENYIQITSGLGKALPRHIIIMPCKHNGKVVAILELASFSEPEEYKREFLAQLSEQIAAAVNNIITNDRTERLLEESMSMHTELEAQTEELRQNMEELLASQEELESQKRESDKIRRELEARMRILDKTMLLTESDPFGSFTYANDRFEEVAGYTEQECLGKPHSILRHPDNSKDMFKKMWSTIKSGDVFRGQFPNLGKDGKVYWVDATIAGVFDENGKVEKYISARFDITAYKQRERELESLLRKAG; from the coding sequence ATGCTTTTCGAAGTACACGCAAAGCGCTTCCTAGCCATAAAAGGAGGCGCCTTACTCGTCATGGGAGGCCTGTCCCTAAACGCCTTCGCCAGCGGAAGCTACTCCCTCGCCGTTTTCTTATTCGTATTCCTAATCTTCGGAGCGATGGAATCTTACGCTGTCCACCAACATTTCCATTTGGAATTGCCAAGAATAGCAAGCCTTTCGAATGCGGAAGGACAAACCTGCGGCAATATCCGGAACAGTAACCTAAAAATCGTTGCGACGAAGCTTCAAAACGCCCAACGTGATATTAAGGTAACCACTGACATTTTGGAACAAAGCCTAAAAGGCGAAACGGAAATCCCAAAAACTGACGGAATCTCGACAGATCTCGGCCTTAGCCTAAGCAACTTGCTGAAACATCTGCATGCGGAAAGATCAAAAAACGAAATCCGCAACTGGCAACGCGACGGGCTGGCTAAATTCGGTAACATACTACGTGAACAAAGGGGGCTTTCCCAAATTGGAGACCGGATACTCAAGGAGACGATCAAGTTGCTCGGCATGAACCAGGGAGCCTTTTATCTCGCCGACGAGGACGAAAAAATTCTCCGTACGGAGTCCGTTTTCGCCTACGGCAAAAAGAAATATGTCAAAGACCGGATTGCCTTCGGGCAAGGCCTAGCGGGACAGGCTTACTTGGAAGCGGAGCCGACTTACCTAACGGAAGTGCCTGAGAACTACATCCAAATCACTTCCGGACTGGGCAAAGCCCTTCCCCGGCACATCATAATTATGCCTTGCAAACACAACGGAAAAGTGGTCGCAATTTTAGAGCTCGCCTCTTTCTCAGAACCGGAAGAATACAAACGGGAATTTCTTGCCCAACTCTCGGAACAAATAGCGGCGGCCGTAAACAACATAATCACTAACGACCGTACGGAACGCTTGCTAGAAGAGTCCATGTCAATGCACACCGAACTAGAGGCCCAGACAGAAGAGCTCAGACAGAACATGGAGGAGCTTTTGGCTTCTCAGGAAGAGCTGGAAAGCCAAAAAAGGGAAAGCGATAAGATCAGGAGGGAATTGGAAGCCCGCATGCGGATACTCGACAAAACCATGTTGCTTACCGAATCCGATCCGTTCGGGTCTTTCACCTACGCCAACGACCGCTTCGAAGAGGTGGCCGGTTACACCGAACAGGAATGCTTAGGCAAACCGCACAGCATACTCCGCCACCCGGACAACTCAAAAGACATGTTCAAAAAAATGTGGAGCACCATAAAATCCGGAGACGTTTTCCGTGGGCAATTTCCCAATTTAGGCAAAGACGGAAAAGTTTATTGGGTGGACGCCACCATCGCCGGCGTTTTTGACGAAAACGGAAAGGTTGAAAAATATATCAGCGCACGTTTCGATATCACCGCCTACAAACAACGTGAGCGTGAGCTTGAATCGCTATTGCGAAAGGCCGGGTAA